The nucleotide window GTATTGATTTCACATAAAACTAACATTGTATGAACGACCGAAGGAACATCTATGAAGCAAGCAACCAAGGGACTGAAGCCCAGGAGAGTTTGCATGCAGTTCCAAATAGAGATATACTAGTAGAAAGCGCGCGCCTTCGCGCGCGTGGGCGAGAGAGCGTGGCAGGTATAGAAGAAAGCATATGTTATGTTGATATCTTTAGATTTGACTTAAATGAATATGTTTATCAAGGAATGGTCACCAGAGAGACTAATGCTATAGTTCATTAGACGACAAAAGCATCAATATTAAAGAGAAGTCAACGTAACGGAGTACCCTAAAGATAGATTGCTATCATGATCATGATAAGGCAGCAATGAGTAGCTAGTAAAATGAGCATCGATCTTTGTATCTCTTCGCCGATGAATCAGCAGCAGCTTGCAAGTGATCAGTTAGCAATTTGCAAAATCAGGTTTTTCCCATGATTGAGAACGCAAAGGTGGAATTTGAAGCCTCATTCTTTGTCAAAGCATTCAGCATCACACGTTGGGCCATCTGTAAAGAGAGAAACGGCTACATCTTTAGACAAAATCAGCCTGATACAGCTATGTACAAAGGTGGAATTTGAAGCTTCACACCCAAGGATGTTTTTCGCTGCATAAGCAACTCATGTAAAACATTTCTGTTACCAAACAACTATGTACAAATGAAACATTAAAAAATAGGTTGCTAATTATATGGTGTTCTCTACTCAGACCAACTGCCACAGGCAAAAGTATTTTTAAATGATTCAAGTAACCATATAATTGTCTGAACTTTGAAAGGTTGCTATGGCTTAGAACATAACACACACTGCACCTATAACCAAGCTTTATTTCCCTTGAATACCAACTAATAAAATACCTAACAGAGACATGCATGTGCACTGTCTAATTTGACTTACACTGAATATTTTTAGTGTTCAATTAGACTTCCTTAACAACAGAGTATGCAAAGAATTATTGCTTATTTTTTTGTGCCCACCTGCTTGATGACAAGCATAGTAAGCTCTGTAGCCATCGCTCCGAACAATGAGTCTGCCATTGGTCCACAATTATCAGCATTCTGGATCAAGTCTCATATAAAATGGAGCATGCGGCACTTTCTGCAGAGCAAATCCGAATTAGGCCGTTGGACCATCCATCACAAAAAAAAACTATCAATTCTAAATAAACCTGAGGGCAGCACAATAAATACCAAATCTATAAAATTGACAGGAATTTGTGTGTAACGTATAGATGAACCAAACTCGAAACGAAGCATAAGATATTTAAAGAGTTGTTCTAGCCATTAGACACATGCAGTTTTGAAGGTCATGAAACTCTCTTCCTTTGTACGTGCACATGAAAAAACATGCAGTAAATATGATTATACATATGCATGTGCAGAGGAATTTTTATGAAATAACAGAGTGAATTATGGCTTTATTATAAATGGAGAACCTGCATGAATAAAATATATTAAAGGGAACTGCATATCTCCCGATACTCAAGACTCAAATTTAGACAGTTCGGATCGATTTGCAGTCATGTTTGCCTCTACGCTTCGTGGCTTCTTTTTTTAAGCACAAAAGGGGTCAACACATACAACCTCAATAATATCATAGCTCACACCTTTGAAGAAATTGTCACCTGAAAATGATTGAGTTTCAGTAATCTGTGATATAGTTACACGTGCCTATATATGGTGCAACAGGAAATGGTATTACCATATATAGCAAAACAATGTGTTTTTGCTTTCACCTTATTTACTTCACAAGGTTGAAAGGCAGCCAATCTGGAGAGAAGTGGTGCGGTAGCAGCGACCTGGCCATTTCAGTGGTCAGTAAATCTATACCTAGATATGGATAACAGAATGTTTAATAATGAATTCAAGGTACACATAGCTTATCCCCTAGGAGAGTGAGAGACTATGCAGGATAACGTGTATGGATGGTCGAGACCCTTGGTAATGGTTTTGTGAGTAAATAAATAACACAACGACATTCATATGTACAGCGATAGAAATTGAGTAAATCCCAGAAACGAAATTTGTAACTTGTCCACTAATATGACCATCTATAACATGTTGACATATATGAATTTCTAAGAATCCATGGTATGCGCCAAAAAAACATCAAACTGGGACAATATGTTCCTGACGGTTCAcagtatttgtaggaatttatcCATATATGTTTTAGGATTTGCTTTATCTGTGAATTAACCAAGAACATGAATTTGTAAGAACCCATGGTAGGTGCAAAGAGGGATTCTTAGCTACAACCTGCTTGGAAATTGCATACAATAGTTAAGATCCTGCATTATTACCTCTAAAGAATATGATAAAATATTAAAATGCAGTTCCCAGAGGTAAAATTCAGAAGGCAGCTAAGATAGCTACAATGCAAATTAGGAACTGGCAAGATTAATTCATAGGAACTGCGACCGAACTACCTTTCCTTCCATGCTTGCCTCGTTATACATCTGCTGCCTGTCGTTCACATTGGACGTTCTGCTGTATGTGGCTGTCCTTGCCATCTACAAATTGTAGATTGATCAGATAACACATTACCCTCAATCAAGAATCTAAAAAAACAATGTCCATCATCAAATTAGTTGCTGCTAGGTGGAGAGTATCATACCGTACCTTGCTTGTACTTCAGGAATTGATTGGTAGAGGTAAAAAATAGAACAAAAGATTCAAGGTTACCATGACTTGAGCTGTGATGGTTAATTTTTTCTAATGCATGAGTGCCATGTAAAAAAAATATCATTTTCCCTATGGGAATGAGGTAAAAAATTTAAGCAACAAAGTGAAACTCGGTGGCCTGCCATCCAGTCTGAGTTCCATACGATACTCTGGGGAACAGGAGAGGCTAAACCATTAGCTCCAAGCAAGCGATTTTTACATAACTTTTAGGGACAGAACTACAGCAAAACGAAATAACACTATTTTGCTTTCAATTCTGAACCCTTTCAAACACCAAGCAAAATAAAAAACAGAAGGAAAAGGAGGACAGAACTATAGCTAAGTATCATGGAGCTCTAAACTGCAACTACCCTTgaggctgatttttttttttttttgcaatataAATACTTGGAATAGGTAGCAAAGCACACCTAGACTGAAGACAACAAATTGTAAAAAATAAGCATCAATTGAGATATAACTGGTCATGAGAAGCTGTTACATTTAGTATAATTAGCCGATCATACCTAGTAACTTACAAGAGAACAAACATCAGAAGCTCTTACATTTAGTATATAAACAAAAAGATTTTATGACCTAACAAAAGATCAGCAGAGTGGGAAGTAGTGGAGAGGCCACCACTCACCATCTGTCGCAATGAAAAAGATAAGAATTTTTCTTAATGAAGACAGGATTTTGAGAGACCTCAGAAACATATCAATCATCATTTGTTCATCAACTTGGAGCTTCGAGGCATGGTCACAATTGGGTTACTCTCATAAATCGCACAGTATAAGTAGCAGAGCATGCCTACTACCTCACAAGCGAACGAACATTAGTTCATATCCTTGACCAATGGGTCTGGAATTTTCATCACAGGCCGAAGAAGGGAAAAGTTTAGGAATCCAAGCCAATGTAGGGAGAAATCAGAGAGACAGAATCAAAATGACAAAACGAGAGGAAACGGGAGCACCTGAGACTGCTCCTTCCCAATCGCGGCACCATCGAGGGCCATCTGTCCCGGGCACGTCTACCATGCGTGGGCAACGCAGGGTCCCAGGCGGTGCGCCACGGcacggggagagagggagagagagaaggcgTTGGCAACCGGCGAGCGGAGAGGGAGGCGCTGAGAAGGGCAACCGCggtggcgtgcaccgcaagggtAAATCGCCGTCGCCCGCGTCcgggaagagagggagggagacgCCGCAAGGTCCCCAACAACCAAACCTGCTACCGTCCCCCTTGGGCCTCGGTGCGTCAAATCATACCATCTATGGCTGAATTGTAGTTAGCTATCAAGGAATTCACGCATAGAAGTGCTCTGTGCCACTTGGAAAGAACAAAAGTTAGCATATGTCATTGACAAAGTTTACATTCAGCAGTAGTTAGAAACCAGGTGTGTAACAACGACATGTTAAATGATTCATATTAACCAATCTATTTTTTGAAGCATCAATTATTGAGATAACCTATGTTTGAGAATATAGGGCACATGACAGATACTTGTGAGGTTACATCTAAACATTAGTATTCGCAGCTGAGCAGTTTATAGACACCATCTTTACCCTGTTTCCCTAATTGACTCTTCATGATTATGGCAAGAGTGCATGTAATAGTTATTTGTCCGTAACATCGAATAAAGGACCTCAGATAGCATGACTCCTTTGTCCCAATCACCATTATGTATATGCAAACCACTGCAAAGGCATGCCATGTATAAAGAGCAACTGGGATTGCGTTTTAAAGATCTGACTATGAGCATAACTAAAAATTGAACTAACAAATAACGAATAGATAGAGATATGTTTTTGTTTTTGTAGGCATGTTTCTTGAATTGCCACAACAAACTGGAATAGTTTAAACTGCACAACAAAACCTTATTTGTAAGAGGTCTGACCTACTACCTAACATATAGGCAGGAAAAGTATCTAAAACAATGCATGTAGTGTTAAGAAGACGAATCAAATTGCTAATGTGGACTCATCATCTGACAGTATTATTGTGAACCCAATAAAAGAATAGCAAACAGGATCAGCTATCTAAACCACTAAACTGTATGCGTATGTGGTACGTAGCTGAAAATAAACAAAATCACTGAAAGAGCCTGCACAATAAGAACACCACGAGATCCCAAGTCCCAAGCAAGTACTCACATGAATCTTATACCTAGAGGACAATATTGGATTGTTCTGACAGATAAGCATCTGAAGGAGCACTAAATTCAGTCGACCAGGTATACTGAAGCACAGGCGAACGTTCCGCTTACCCTGGAGCCAGAACCCGCGTTGAGGAGGTGGACGTCGAGACCTGCCGCGACCTGAGACTGGTCCTCCCCAATCGCGGCACCGTCGAGGGCCACCTGAACCGGGTGCGGCCACCATGCGCGGCCAACACAGGGGCCCAGATGGTGCGCCGCGCcacggggagagagggagagagagacggcACTGGCAAGTGGCGAGCGAAGAAAGAGTCGGTGAGAAGGGCGGCGTGGGGAGGACCGTCGAGCGGGGAGGAAGCGGCTAGGGTTTCATCCAACCCATGAGTATCCGCGGGAGGAGGCAGCGCGGAGGGCAAGGCGCACCGGCGGCGACCGGTGGGGCTCGGCCACGCCGCTCTGCGGCGGCCGGGGACGGCCACCGTGGGCGCGCGCGCCTCAAGGACGTCGCCGCCGCCTGCGTCATGCGAAGATCTTGTTCATTCATTTATTCTTCCATCATATTAGGCCGTCGCCCTGCGCCCGTCGAGAGGAAGAGAGCGCGGGGATGGAGAGAGGAAGGAGAGAGtagaggaagaggaagggagGCGCGTGCGGGGGCGCCACCGGCGGCGGCGTCGTGGCGACCTACGGGAGGAGCGAAGGAGGACGGGGAAGAGATAAGGTGGAGGGCATTTTTTTTTGCCGGAAGGATCAGAATCGAAAGCCCTGTATATATTGGGTGGCCTAGCTCCGGAGCAGAAGCTGCACGACACCGAGAGAAGCAGAGGGAAAGCGGATGGAAGCgaaggaggagaagaggaagcCGCTTCCGGCCGAATCCGCTCCGAGCGATCACAGCCACACGATGATAGATCGAACGGCCGAAATCAATTGGAGGGACGTGGACGGTGGTTCCTTCGGGAAACCACCTCCGGCTTGTTTGGGTAAATAGTAAGAAAACAGGGCACACTTCGATTACAAGTGCTTCACAAAGATGGCGTAAATGAGACCTTGAGCTTCTTTCCATTGCAGTTCAAAATAGAGGTGGTGTGCGGTCGATCCTAAAACAACGCTCGACCCAATCTTATTGGGCTGGAAAAAACAGAGAATAAACTCGTGTCAAAATGTTCCAAGTCAACAGGACGGCTTGAGAAAAGGTTCAGCGGGCAACGGCCTTCTGAGCATTGTGTGGGAGGATGTTGTCAGGAAGGATGAGCTCCGGTGGAATCTCGCGCACCACCCCAAGCATCGAGTCGTACTCCTCATCTTTGTGCGCGTACTTCTTCCTCAGCATCTTCTCAAGCTCAATCTCGTCGAAGCTCTTGGCATTCTCGGCTGCATGGACCTGGGCTAAGTTGATATAGTTGGTTGCTGATTGGGCGATGAACGCAATCTCCTCTTCTGTAAGCTTCCTTAAAAACTTGGCAGGATTACCAACCCAAACCTGATAGTGTCAAGAAACAGAAATTTCAGCAAGAAAATCACATAAATAAGGATTCTttcttttttaagaaaaatatgcaGACTTCAATATAGCATAAGCTTCCAAGTTCTGATCGTAACATGCCACTTGCAGAATAAACATGCCAACGACATTTTTGGGTAGTCACTCCCAATAGTAAAGATAATCATTACTGCATAGATTTACGAAATTATGTTGCAAAGTAAGGCATTCTAAGCTTCTAGCTGTAATGTTCTCTGCAAAATACATGTGCTCCAAGTTTCTAAGCCTCTAACAAAACAACATTGGACTGTACTCTTCAGAGCAGGAGCATGCAGATAACTAAAATCTTCCAAACAAATTAGTTTTGAAGCTGGTAAAAAAAGCACGCACACGAACACTGGCATTGAACCTAAAAAAGCAGATAAGTCTAAGCATAGTGCCAGACACTCTTTGTTTCTAACTGCAATTGTTCAACaataacaaagcctttaagtcccaaacaagttaggggtaggctagagttgataacccagcagaagcaatcaaggttcaagcacgtggatagctgtcttccaagcactcctatctaaggctaagtctttaggtatattccatccttttaagtcctccttttattgcctctacctaagtcaacttcggtcttcctctgcctctcttcacgttactatcctggcttaggatttcactacgcaccggtgccttctggaggtctccgttggacatgtccaaaccatctcaaccggtgttggacaagcttttcttcaattggtgctacccctaatctatcacgtatatcatcgttccgaactcgatcccttcttgtatgaccgcaaatccaacgcaacatacacatttccgcgacacttatctgttgaacacgtcgtcttttcgtaggtcaacattctgcaccatacaacatagcaggtctaatcgtcgtcctataaaacttgccttttagcttctgtggtacccatttgtcacataggacaccagatgcttgccgccactttatcaccctgttttgattctatgactaacatcttcatcaatatccccgtctctttgtagcattgatcctaaatatcgaaaggtatccttcctaggcactacttgaccttccaaactaatatcttcctcctctcgagtagtagtgccgaagtcacatctcatatactcagttttagttctactgagtctaaaacctttggactctaaagtctcccgccataactccagtttctgattcactcctatccggctttcatcaactagcactacatcgtccgcgaaaagcatacaccaagggatgtccccttgtatgtcccttgtgacatcgtccatcactaaggcaaacaaataagggctccaAGCTGACCCttaatgtagtcctatcctaatcggaaagtcatccgtgtcttcatcacttgttcgaactctagtcacaacattgttgtacattaatgagtccgacgtacttcgttgggactttatgtttgtccaaagcccaccacataacattccttggtactttatcataagccttctccaagtcaataaaaaccatgtgtatgtCCTTCTTCTCTCTAtgccgctccataacttgtcttattaagaaaatggcttccatggttgaccttccgggcatgaaaccaaattggttcatagagacccgcgttattacTCTCAAGCGAtgttcgataactctctcccatagcttcatagtatggctcatcaacttaattcctcggtaattagtacaactttgaatatcccctttattcttgtatatcggtaccaatatacttctcctccactcatcaggcatcttgttcgatcaaaaaatatggttgaacagtttggttagccatactatagctatgtccccgaggcatctccacacctcgattgggataccatccggtcccatcgccttatctCCTTTCACCTTTTCAACACCTCTCTAACCTCAggttcttggattctccgcacaaagcgcctatcgGTGTCAACTGCAATTGCTCCTTGCCGGAAAAAGAATGTACAATAAGGTTCCATTCCAAATATTATGATCTTAGTTCCATCTTTAGTAGTATGAAGAACATTAGCTAATACTACTGTTAAATAATGAAATTCTTGCAACTAAATGCATATTGCTCATACATCAAAGTGGAAAATAGCTTGATGAGAACATAAGTAAATAACCTCTCCAGAAGGAATCCTTGTATTCTGCTTAACAAGAGATCCTGCGCCAACCATGCTGTGCTTTTCAACCACCACTCCATCAAGCAGAGTGGCACCCATACCAACGAAAGCTTCATCCTCAATGGTGCATGCATGTAATACAGCACTATGGCCTGTAAGAAATACAGTTTGGCCAGTTGTATAAATTTTGTCGATCATCCAGACAAAATGAAGCTCCACATTTAGCAGCAATATACAAAAAGGTTATTTACTGACCCACTGTAACGTTGCTTCCAATTATGGTTGGGAGGACCTTCCCGCTAAAGTTAGTTTTTGCAACATGTACAAGGGAATTATCTTGTATATTAGTACCAGATCCGATATGAATGCTGTTGACATCACCTGAAGACAAGAATAAAAAGCAAGCAAAATTTTACATGCACAGAAATTGAATTCAGATAGTAAATTATCCTACATGCACAGAAACTATATTGCATTCTCGTCACATTGACTAGTAGTGATGAAGAATGTCAATCACATGATAACCCAGTCCTAGATGTATTTAACAAACCTCACTCTCCGACAACGTtgaactccgcctatgttgtctcaacatagtaggtcccaagccctggtaaaggaggaagGGTTGtaataggcgtggcgagccaacgttaaatctagccattctaatggagatgaaacccgaagaaaaatcgttggggcgtaaccctcttagcgacgcgccatatcggaacccgggtatggtgttaaatgagcaagggccgggtcatCACCCCCTGTGACGCGCCGTAtcgcgatctgggcacggtgtcaagtgagcaaggatcgggtcgtcgcatccttagtggcatGCTACATcagcgcccgggtgtagtgaaaaatgagcaagggtcttcacatctgagtcgacgggtgcgaagaggtaaggaagctagtcgaaccaactaggatccgtttaggtagttagaATATAGAGTCGCTTAcaagtaagttaagagaattagttgataccgcgactagaagacgtgtaaatatattatgcgttcaagagactaaatggaagggtcagaaggcgaaggaggtggacaatacaggtttcaagctttggtacgcAGGGACAGTTGCGAGTAGAAATGGAGTagaagttttgattgataagagcctcaagaatagtgtggtgggagtgagaaggcaaggagataggattatcttagtcaagcttgtcattggtgatatggtcttgaacgtaagtagtgcgtatgcccctaagtaggcctcgacgagagtgctaaagagacagttctgggaagacttagatggcctgattagagttgtacctattcgtgagaagctttttataggaggaggtcTTAATGGGCaagtaggtactacaagcgcaggttttgagacagttcatggaggttttgggtatggtggtaggaatcaggagggggagaaagttctggacttcgcggtagcttttgacctgatgatagccaacactttctttagaaagagagaatctcatctagtgaccttcaagcagcggacaacactctagccagattgactttgtcctcacaagaagaaatgacaaacgagcatgcttgggttgcaaggtgataccaggggagtgtgttgtttctcaacataagcttttggtggcagactttcgtttttaGGTACGTGCCcttagggataaacaagctaagattgaaagaacaaagtggtggaaactgaaagaggagacgtcagaggtattcagggaaagggttatcaaagagggctcttggaaggaagacaaggacataaacaacatgtgggagaagatggcaaccaacattcgaaagatggcctcagaggtgtgtggagtaaccaaaggaaataggaggcgaggctaaagatacttggtggtggaacgaggaagtccaaagggctataaggagaagaaagagtgctatagacgcttgtaccatgacaggagtgtggacaacatagagaagtacaaggtagcaaagaagactgcaaagcgagctgtaagtgtggcaaaggatagagcgtacgaggatctttaccaacatttgagtgcgaaggaaggagggaaggacatttatagaatggctagggttcgtgagagaaagacaagagaCTTCAACAaaattaagtgcattaaggatgaaagagagcatctcttggtaaaggaggatgagatccgacatcgatggcaagagtattttgacaaattattcaatggtgagaatacggacacaacctttcagttagatgactcttttgatgacaccaataggcgctttgtgcggagaatccaagaacctgaggtcagagaggcgttgaaaaggatgaaaggaggtaaagcaatgggaccggatggtatcccaatcaaggtgtggagatgcctcggagacatagctatagtatggctaaccaagctgttcaaccatatttttcgatcgaacaagatgtctgatgagtgaagaagtatattggtaccgatataCAAGAATAAagaggatattcaaagttgtactaattaccggggaattaagttgatgagccatactatgaagctatgagagagagttatcgagcatcgcttgaaagcaataacgcgggtctctataaaccaatttggtttcatatccggaaggtcaaccatggaagtcattttcttaataagacaagttatggagcggtataggaagaagaagaaggacatacacatggtttttattgacttggagaaggcttatgataaaataccaatggATGTTATGTGgtaggctttggacaaacataaagtcccaacgaagtacgtcgggttCATTAAGgatatgtacaacaatgttgtgactagagttcgaacaagtgatggagacacggatgactttcccgattaggataggactacatcaatggtcagctttgagcccttatttgtttgccttagtgatggacgaggatcacaagggacatactaaggggacatcccttagtgtatgcttttcgcggactgATGTAGTGccagttgatgaaagccggacaggagtgaatcagaaactggagttatggcgggagactttggagtccaaatgttttagactcagtagaactaaaactgggtatatgagatgtgacttcggcactactactcgggatgaggaagatattagtttggaaggtcaagcagtgactaggaaggatacctttcgatatttaggatcaaagCTACAGAGAgaacggggatattgatgaagatgttagccatagaatcaaagcagggtggatgaagtggcggcaagcatctggtgtcttatgtgacaaaagggtaccacagaagctaaaaggacaagttttataggacgacgattagacctgctatgttgtatggtgcagaatgttggcctacgaaaagacgacatgttcaacagataagtgtcgcggaaatgcgtatgttgcgttggatttgcggtcatacaagaagggatcgagttcggaacgatgatatacgtgatagattaggggtagcaccaattgaagaaaagcttgtccaacaccggttgagatggtttggacatgtccaacgaagacctctagaagcaccggtgcgtagtggaatcctaagccaggttagtaacgtgaagagaagcagaggaagaccgaagttgccttgggtagaggcaataaaaggagacttgaaatgatggaatataactaaagacttagccttagataggagtgcttggaagacagctatccacgtgcctaaaccttgattgcttctgctgggttttaactctagcctaccccaacttgtttgggacttaaaggctttgttgttgttgttgtactctCCGACAACGTTGCTGATGTCCGTCCAAAAATGAAACTATGTGACGCTTCAATAATAAATCATTGCAAGCTGTAAATTTCGAGATTGCCTTAAATTTGTACAGATTAGCACAGTATACTCTTCCTCAATATTTGAATGCCAATCACTACGGGTTTGAATCTTATGGCAGTTACTTTTAGATGTACTAGCCAAAGTGATAAACAAGTATACATTGAACACCTTCTCTTGGGTGGAATATTAACTTTTCAGTAACAGATTGTGGTGATGCAACAGGGCCTAACCCTGACAAACTTGAAACTGACAGAAAAATTGATAGCTACTATAATGAATCAAGTGATTATTTCTGAGTACACTTATTTCTTAGAAATATTTGTATATTTGGAAATCTAACAGCAGTTCACCTGTATGTATGATAGTGTCCTACTGCAGACAAAGAATTACTCTGGTAGTAAACTAAATGTTTCCCACTGTTTAGTTTCATTGGTATGTCGGATATACTGTGCGCAACATAGTATTCTGCTGCACAGCTCTGTGTTAACGACCATGACCACTAAATGAAAAACACCGAAGGAAACCATCATGACTACGAGCATTGCAGCTCAAAGAACATCTATCATGTACAAAGCATACTGTTCAAGGGTTTACCTCTCAATATGGATCCATACCAGATTGATGACCCATGCCCAATCTCAACATCACCAATGACTGCTGCACTGGGAGCAACAAAcacatctctatggatccttggCTCTTTCTCAAAAATGTTCATGATTGTACGATGCCTTGAAACTGAAAATAGCATACAAAAGGGTAACCAACCAGTCAGCAACTAATGTCTTTGCATATCACAGAAGTCATAAGTGCATAATCGACTCTAAAATGATAAATGGAGTTAAGTGCAAAGCACTAAAAAAATCAGAC belongs to Miscanthus floridulus cultivar M001 chromosome 4, ASM1932011v1, whole genome shotgun sequence and includes:
- the LOC136550485 gene encoding gamma carbonic anhydrase 2, mitochondrial-like, with amino-acid sequence MGTLGRAIFTVGKWIRGTGQAMDRLGSTIQGGLRVEEQVSRHRTIMNIFEKEPRIHRDVFVAPSAAVIGDVEIGHGSSIWYGSILRGDVNSIHIGSGTNIQDNSLVHVAKTNFSGKVLPTIIGSNVTVGHSAVLHACTIEDEAFVGMGATLLDGVVVEKHSMVGAGSLVKQNTRIPSGEVWVGNPAKFLRKLTEEEIAFIAQSATNYINLAQVHAAENAKSFDEIELEKMLRKKYAHKDEEYDSMLGVVREIPPELILPDNILPHNAQKAVAR